From a single Drosophila sulfurigaster albostrigata strain 15112-1811.04 chromosome 3, ASM2355843v2, whole genome shotgun sequence genomic region:
- the LOC133843137 gene encoding uncharacterized protein LOC133843137 — protein sequence MRGLVIVPMDLEPGFRKATIHNIPTVNHGMVFNYFAEVADKQISTDSNDLLIDYVHLRRQDDICDLKALVFSAADFANTETHANVVLKISEGSNGIRESQCSLCPREAVCIHIVAFIFWLQNKSTDTRSTAVVEFWGNELEALVHPEPSKAIRICDMVRDADLPTDVDLDTSNEGEERAFLESVLEELAICGRDSALYRQCVETTDEFEAILMHHVLLKVTEYNIFDVHSFMQHMEIQAQSGLFESLSEVTKTQYKSKLWIEAQYMRIRCSMMQLIISRKTQADDEHLFNMLFCKGRDEKPEERVQLKQHKRFILKQTERLESKEYIECGLLLHESYPFLCASPDGITDDHIVEIKAPKTEEDFEKYLEARETIAPKYMAQIQIQMFLANVKKALYCVLSPTFETNGALHYVWVQADPEYLASLLSMADEFWKDVVYPRLLSIYPQTL from the exons atgcggGGCTTAGTAATTGTGCCCATGGACTTAGAACCTGGTTTCCGCAAAGCAACCATACACAATATACCCACAGTCAATCATGGAATGGTATTCAACTACTTTGCAGAAGTGGCTGACAAACAAAT CTCAACAGATAGCAATGATCTCTTAATAGACTATGTGCATTTGCGCCGTCAGGACGATATATGCGATTTGAAAGCATTAGTATTCTCCGCAGCCGACTTTGCCAATACGGAAACACATGCGAATGTTGTCCTCAAAATCAGTGAAGGCTCCAATGGTATTCGGGAAAGTCAGTGCAGTCTTTGTCCCAGAGAAG CTGTTTGCATACACATTGTGGCGTTCATATTTTGGCTACAAAACAAGAGCACAGATACAAGATCAACAGCTGTTGTGGAATTCTGGGGCAATGAACTGGAAGCTTTGGTGCATCCCGAACCATCCAAAGCCATACGAATTTGTGACATGGTAAGGGATGCTGATCTGCCCACGGATGTGGATCTTGATACATCAAACGAAGGCGAAGAACGTGCATTTTTAGAGTCTGTTTTGGAGGAACTGGCCATCTGCGGACGGGATTCTGCATTGTATCGACAGTGCGTGGAGACAACCGACGAATTCGAGGCAATACTTATGCATCACGTGTTGCTAAAGGTGACCGAGTACAACATATTCGATGTGCACAGTTTTATGCAGCACATGGAGATACAGGCTCAGAGTGGACTCTTTGAGAGCCTCAGCGAGGTGACGAAAACACAGTACAAGTCGAAGTTATGGATAGAGGCGCAATATATGCGCATACGCTGCTCCATGATGCAGTTGATTATCTCACGCAAAACACAAGCGGACGACGAACATTTGTTCAATATGCTCTTCTGCAAGGGTCGCGACGAAAAGCCCGAGGAGCGAGTGCAACTAAAGCAACACAAGCGCTTCATATTGAAGCAGACGGAGAGATTGGAGAGCAAGGAGTATATAGAGTGTGGTTTATTGCTCCACGAAAGCTATCCTTTCCTATGTGCATCACCAGACGGTATAACGGACGATCATATTGTGGAAATCAAAGCGCCCAAGACTGAGGAGGATTTCGAAAAATACCTCGAGGCACGCGAAACCATTGCTCCCAAGTATATGgctcaaattcaaatacaaatgtttcTGGCGAATGTAAAGAAGGCGCTTTACTGTGTGCTCAGTCCCACATTCGAAACGAACGGAGCCCTGCATTACGTTTGGGTGCAAGCAGATCCCGAATATTTAGCCAGCCTGCTGAGCATGGCCGATGAGTTCTGGAAAGATGTTGTCTATCCACGACTCTTGAGCATATATCCACAAACATTGTGA